The following are encoded together in the Luteitalea sp. genome:
- a CDS encoding ATP synthase F0 subunit C: protein MGLMLAAGMLSPLYAQEEAAGGGALESAEALKWAIATAGFALGIAAAGGALGQGKAVASATEAIARNPGAADQIRGVTILGLVLIESLVLYVLLISLFIFIVPNRLF from the coding sequence ATGGGGCTCATGTTGGCGGCAGGGATGCTCTCGCCGCTCTATGCGCAGGAAGAGGCGGCGGGTGGCGGTGCCTTGGAGTCGGCTGAGGCTCTCAAGTGGGCGATCGCGACCGCGGGATTTGCTTTGGGTATTGCCGCGGCGGGTGGCGCGCTTGGTCAGGGCAAGGCCGTCGCCTCGGCGACCGAAGCCATTGCACGGAATCCGGGCGCGGCGGATCAGATCCGCGGCGTGACGATTCTGGGACTGGTCCTGATCGAGTCGCTCGTGCTCTACGTGCTGCTCATCTCGCTGTTCATCTTCATCGTGCCGAACCGCCTCTTCTAG